The following are encoded together in the Thermus filiformis genome:
- a CDS encoding lipid II:glycine glycyltransferase FemX, translated as MRVQEVQDPKAWNEAVSAFPITSALQSWGWGEVKRLSGWRPVRVLVLEGSEAVAAAQVLLRPLPGTPFALAYAPRGPALGRLSDLPRVARALGGFGGVYLHLEPEVGLPSEEPPPAFSGLFPAEPIQPGYTLWLDLTRGEEALLRGMKEMHRRNARLALKRTQVFVEGEEAFSEFFRLFEETNRRARLLQHSEDYYRAVLKEMNQPLGEAFLVVARKEGEALAAGLFVGFAGKVDYLYGGSSRAHPEAKAPMGMHMGAIRYALERGYRIYDLWGVPRRPEGSHAEGIHRFKEGFGGSRVQFPAYALPTSWLYHPVKALLRLRKTWVNLRVRGNPRDVLG; from the coding sequence GTGCGCGTTCAGGAAGTACAAGACCCCAAGGCCTGGAACGAGGCGGTCTCCGCCTTCCCCATCACCAGTGCCCTGCAGTCCTGGGGCTGGGGCGAGGTGAAGCGGCTTTCCGGCTGGAGGCCGGTGCGGGTCCTGGTCCTGGAGGGCTCGGAGGCGGTGGCCGCCGCCCAGGTCCTCCTCCGCCCCCTCCCCGGCACCCCCTTCGCCCTGGCCTACGCCCCCCGCGGCCCCGCCCTGGGGCGGCTTTCCGACCTGCCCAGGGTGGCCCGGGCCCTGGGGGGGTTTGGGGGGGTCTACCTCCACCTCGAGCCCGAGGTGGGGCTCCCCTCGGAGGAGCCGCCCCCCGCCTTTTCGGGCCTATTTCCGGCCGAGCCCATCCAACCCGGCTACACCCTCTGGCTGGACCTGACCCGGGGGGAGGAGGCCCTCCTTCGGGGCATGAAGGAGATGCACCGGAGGAACGCCCGGCTGGCCCTCAAAAGGACCCAGGTCTTCGTGGAGGGGGAGGAGGCCTTCTCGGAGTTCTTCCGCCTCTTTGAGGAGACCAACCGAAGGGCCCGGCTCCTCCAGCACTCCGAGGACTACTACCGGGCGGTCCTGAAGGAGATGAACCAGCCCCTGGGGGAGGCCTTTTTGGTCGTGGCCCGCAAGGAGGGGGAGGCGCTGGCGGCGGGGCTCTTCGTGGGCTTCGCGGGGAAGGTGGACTACCTCTACGGGGGCTCGAGCCGGGCCCACCCCGAGGCCAAGGCCCCCATGGGGATGCACATGGGGGCCATCCGCTACGCCCTGGAGCGGGGGTACCGGATCTACGACCTCTGGGGGGTTCCGAGGCGGCCCGAGGGGAGCCACGCCGAGGGGATCCACCGCTTCAAGGAGGGGTTCGGGGGGAGCCGGGTCCAGTTCCCCGCCTACGCCCTTCCCACCTCCTGGCTCTACCACCCGGTGAAGGCCCTCCTCCGCCTGCGGAAGACCTGGGTCAACCTGCGGGTGCGGGGGAACCCTAGGGACGTCTTGGGCTGA
- a CDS encoding RNA-guided endonuclease InsQ/TnpB family protein, whose amino-acid sequence MLKAFKYRLYPTKPQARDLERTLELCRQLYNAALQERREAYRKAGKTVGFYEQKRHLPEIRAELPEYKSVHSQVLQNVVERVDRAFRGFFRRVKEGKKPGYPRFKGKNRYDSFTFPQAGTTGVKLQESGKRVLLYGIGSVKVKLHRPLEGRIKTATVKREGEHWYIVFTCEVEPKPLPKNENAVGIDLGTNPNFLITSDGEMVQAPRYFQKAQDKLAAAQRNLARKKRGSNRYKQARRRVAKLHRKIANQRKDFHHKLAKKLVNRYGTIVHEDLNVLGLARSHTAKGIHDAGWAQFLQILAYKAAEAGRRVVKVDPRYTSQDCPVCGHREKRPLWVREYTCSRCGVLLHRDVAAAQNILARAWTEPSGTGTVLTVSVGPRSPGI is encoded by the coding sequence ATGCTTAAGGCCTTCAAGTACCGCCTGTACCCGACTAAGCCCCAGGCCCGTGACCTGGAGCGCACCCTTGAGCTTTGCCGTCAGCTGTACAACGCGGCCTTGCAGGAGCGTAGAGAGGCTTATCGCAAGGCGGGCAAGACGGTGGGCTTCTACGAGCAGAAGCGCCACTTGCCTGAGATACGGGCCGAGCTACCCGAGTACAAAAGCGTCCACTCCCAGGTGCTCCAGAACGTGGTGGAGCGGGTGGACAGGGCCTTCCGAGGATTCTTCCGGCGGGTAAAGGAAGGAAAGAAGCCTGGGTATCCGAGATTTAAAGGCAAGAACCGCTACGACAGTTTCACCTTTCCCCAGGCGGGCACCACCGGGGTGAAACTCCAGGAGAGCGGTAAGCGGGTCCTTCTCTACGGCATCGGCTCGGTGAAGGTGAAGCTCCACCGCCCCTTGGAAGGCAGGATAAAGACCGCTACGGTCAAGCGGGAAGGGGAGCACTGGTACATCGTTTTCACCTGCGAGGTGGAGCCCAAGCCGCTTCCCAAGAACGAAAACGCCGTCGGAATAGACCTCGGTACCAACCCCAACTTCCTCATCACGTCCGACGGGGAGATGGTCCAGGCCCCCCGGTACTTCCAGAAGGCGCAAGACAAACTTGCTGCCGCACAACGCAACCTCGCCCGCAAGAAGCGGGGTAGCAACCGCTACAAGCAAGCCAGAAGGCGGGTGGCCAAACTGCACCGCAAGATCGCCAATCAGCGCAAGGACTTTCACCACAAGCTGGCCAAAAAGCTTGTAAACCGCTATGGGACCATCGTCCACGAAGACCTGAACGTCCTCGGACTGGCCCGTTCCCATACCGCCAAGGGGATACACGACGCGGGCTGGGCTCAGTTCTTGCAGATCCTCGCCTACAAAGCGGCGGAGGCTGGTAGGCGGGTTGTGAAGGTAGACCCTAGGTACACGAGCCAGGACTGCCCGGTGTGCGGCCACAGGGAGAAGCGCCCCCTTTGGGTGCGAGAGTACACCTGCTCCCGATGCGGGGTGCTCCTCCACAGGGACGTGGCGGCGGCGCAGAACATCCTGGCGCGGGCTTGGACGGAGCCTTCGGGGACGGGAACGGTTCTTACTGTTTCCGTGGGCCCGAGAAGCCCCGGTATTTAG